Proteins from a genomic interval of Quercus lobata isolate SW786 chromosome 11, ValleyOak3.0 Primary Assembly, whole genome shotgun sequence:
- the LOC115969308 gene encoding cationic peroxidase 2-like — MESARLIQTSLLVFLLLALSVSYVHCQATRVGFYSKTCPRAESIVRSTVQTHFRSNPSVAPGLLRMHFHDCFVQGCDASVLIDGPNTEKTAGPNLGLRGYEVIDDAKTQLEAACPGVVSCADILTLAARDSVVLTNGPNWQVPTGRRDGRVSLASDTTNLPGFTDSIDVQKQKFSAKGLNAQDLVTLVGGHTIGTSACQFFMYRLYNFTTTGNGADPSIKPSFLPQLRALCPQNGDATRPVGLDTGSENRFDASFFSNLRNGRGVLESDQQLWTDASTKTLVQRFLGIRGLLGLSFNVEFGRSMVKMSNIGVKSGTEGEIRKVCSAVN, encoded by the exons ATGGAGAGTGCACGTTTGATCCAAACATCCCTTTTGGTGTTTCTCTTGCTCGCGTTGAGTGTTTCTTATGTACATTGCCAAGCCACACGTGTTGGGTTCTACTCCAAAACATGCCCTCGAGCTGAATCTATTGTTCGCTCAACCGTTCAAACACATTTCAGATCTAACCCCAGTGTGGCTCCTGGATTGTTAAGGATGCACTTTCATGACTGTTTTGTGCAGGGTTGCGATGCTTCTGTACTTATTGATGGGCCTAACACTGAGAAAACAGCCGGACCTAACCTTGGTTTGAGAGGATATGAAGTTATTGATGATGCTAAGACTCAGCTTGAAGCTGCATGTCCTGGCGTTGTTTCTTGTGCTGATATTCTTACCCTTGCTGCCCGTGATTCAGTTGTTTTG ACTAATGGACCAAATTGGCAGGTGCCAACCGGACGCAGAGATGGCCGGGTATCATTGGCCTCTGATACTACCAATTTGCCTGGCTTTACAGACTCCATTGATGTGCAAAAGCAAAAGTTTTCAGCTAAGGGTCTAAACGCTCAAGATCTTGTTACCCTTGTTG GTGGCCACACCATTGGTACTTCAGCTTGCCAGTTCTTCATGTACAGACTGTATAACTTCACTACAACTGGAAATGGTGCCGATCCTAGCATCAAACCAAGTTTCCTCCCTCAATTACGAGCACTCTGCCCACAAAATGGTGATGCCACAAGGCCTGTTGGACTAGACACTGGTAGCGAAAACAGATTCGATGCGTCTTTCTTCTCAAACTTGAGGAACGGTCGAGGAGTACTCGAGTCTGACCAGCAATTATGGACTGATGCGTCCACAAAAACTTTAGTTCAGCGCTTTTTAGGCATCAGAGGCTTGCTTGGGTTAAGCTTCAATGTCGAGTTTGGAAGGTCCATGGTGAAGATGAGCAACATTGGTGTCAAGTCTGGTACTGAAGGGGAAATTCGCAAAGTGTGTTCTGCGGTCAACTGA